The Nitrospira tepida genome includes a window with the following:
- the mutL gene encoding DNA mismatch repair endonuclease MutL: MMTGSPQAKIRILPAEVVGRIAAGEVIERPAAVVKELIDNSLDAGGTMITVEVVDGGLSRIRVTDNGEGMTRDDALLAFRRHATSKLRSDRDLASIQTMGFRGEAVPSIAAVSKVRLVTCRRDEAVGSKVEVVGGSITSVEDAAAAPGTQMDVTDLFFNTPARKKFLKSPATEFSHIAQVVQQASLAWPQVHFRLTHNGQEVLHCAAVATRRDRIVQIYRGQFLNQTLVVRGERPGVRIEGVTVNALHLRGTRSPQELFVNRRPVKNSTILHAIADAYGVQLAKGRHAQFILFVDVDPARIDVNVHPTKREVRFAEQDVIHQTVRQAVKTALGDQGDGVSVADAAAGPALSIPDQSYSAQGSAGFVSQTLGLFAGSVAADISGTARPAVGGDARRSGLSATETEPACQSIPDVMAFGQVGRTFLLAQIGDELQVIDQHTAHERVLFQRLWRAWQDRAVQAQTLVTPLPVETTAQQAEQLQQYLGDLEACGFHVEPFGDRTFAVRAVPAILRMGDVAGVVQGMLEDLEEWGTTSSFDARMQAVAATLACHSAVRAGRSMTLPEIAQLVRDWAQEGMIMTCPHGRRVALRLPFDDLNRLFDRT; the protein is encoded by the coding sequence ATGATGACGGGCAGCCCTCAGGCGAAAATCAGGATTCTGCCTGCCGAGGTCGTCGGCCGCATCGCTGCGGGCGAGGTCATCGAACGTCCGGCCGCCGTGGTCAAAGAGCTTATCGATAATAGTCTCGATGCCGGCGGCACGATGATCACGGTCGAGGTCGTCGACGGCGGTCTGAGCCGAATCCGCGTGACCGACAACGGGGAAGGCATGACGCGGGACGATGCGCTGTTGGCCTTTCGGCGGCACGCGACCAGCAAGCTGCGCTCCGATCGGGATCTCGCGTCCATCCAAACCATGGGCTTTCGGGGCGAGGCTGTGCCCAGCATCGCCGCCGTGTCCAAGGTTCGGCTGGTCACCTGCCGCCGAGACGAAGCCGTCGGCAGCAAGGTGGAGGTGGTCGGGGGCTCGATCACGTCGGTCGAGGATGCCGCCGCCGCCCCGGGCACCCAGATGGACGTGACCGACCTGTTCTTCAACACCCCCGCGCGGAAGAAGTTCCTCAAATCGCCGGCCACCGAGTTCTCGCACATCGCACAGGTCGTCCAACAGGCCAGCCTGGCCTGGCCGCAGGTGCACTTTCGGCTGACGCACAACGGGCAGGAAGTCCTGCATTGCGCGGCCGTGGCGACGAGGCGGGATCGCATAGTGCAGATCTATCGCGGCCAGTTTCTGAATCAGACGCTGGTCGTTCGCGGGGAACGGCCGGGAGTCCGGATCGAAGGGGTCACGGTCAACGCGCTGCACCTTCGCGGGACCCGGAGCCCCCAAGAACTCTTCGTCAACCGGCGTCCGGTGAAGAATTCCACGATCCTGCACGCGATCGCCGATGCGTACGGGGTCCAATTGGCGAAGGGGCGCCATGCCCAGTTCATCCTGTTCGTGGATGTCGACCCGGCCCGCATCGACGTGAACGTGCACCCGACCAAGCGCGAAGTGCGTTTCGCCGAGCAGGACGTGATTCACCAGACGGTCCGGCAGGCCGTCAAGACCGCGTTGGGAGATCAGGGCGATGGCGTTTCCGTTGCCGACGCGGCAGCAGGCCCGGCTCTTTCGATTCCTGATCAGAGCTATTCCGCTCAGGGTTCGGCCGGGTTTGTCTCTCAGACTCTTGGATTATTTGCCGGTTCGGTCGCCGCGGATATATCCGGAACAGCCAGGCCGGCCGTCGGCGGGGATGCCAGGCGGTCCGGGTTATCTGCAACAGAGACCGAGCCGGCGTGTCAATCGATCCCGGATGTCATGGCCTTCGGACAGGTCGGTCGGACGTTTCTGCTGGCTCAAATCGGGGATGAGTTGCAGGTGATCGACCAACATACGGCCCATGAACGGGTGTTATTTCAGCGGCTGTGGCGGGCCTGGCAGGACCGCGCCGTGCAGGCGCAAACCTTGGTGACACCGTTGCCGGTGGAGACCACGGCTCAACAGGCCGAACAGTTGCAGCAGTATCTGGGAGATTTGGAAGCCTGCGGGTTCCATGTCGAGCCGTTCGGAGATCGGACGTTCGCCGTCCGGGCGGTGCCGGCGATCCTGCGCATGGGCGATGTCGCCGGGGTGGTGCAGGGCATGTTGGAAGACTTGGAGGAGTGGGGAACGACATCTTCCTTCGACGCGCGGATGCAAGCAGTGGCGGCCACCCTGGCCTGCCATTCAGCGGTGCGCGCCGGCCGGTCGATGACGTTGCCAGAAATCGCTCAACTGGTCCGAGACTGGGCGCAAGAGGGCATGATCATGACCTGTCCGCACGGCCGGCGCGTGGCGCTCCGTCTGCCGTTCGATGATCTCAACCGCCTCTTCGACCGCACGTGA
- the miaA gene encoding tRNA (adenosine(37)-N6)-dimethylallyltransferase MiaA, which produces MTADQYPLLKPVVALVGPTAVGKSAVGLRLAQALETEVLAADSRQVYRGMDIGTDKPCSEELLTVPHRLIDLVDPDQPFNVSLYRRHAESEIARLHRQGKLPLVVGGTGLYIRALLRGLCEGPPADWTMRVRLEKEARAQGAESLHRKLADVDPAAAARLHPHDHVKIIRALEVYARTGRALSGIHGAHRFAESPYASVTIGLLRERAELYRRIEERIDGMLARGLREETQRLLDRGYGPHLSAMRGVGYKQMAGYLLGQYDYDEAVRRLKRDTRRFAKRQLTWFRAESDVHWVTIAPEETAEQVTARVAALVHDFLSRLVGGRAPARSQTDLSSIGAGAR; this is translated from the coding sequence CTGACGGCGGACCAATATCCTTTGCTCAAGCCGGTCGTGGCGCTGGTGGGCCCCACGGCCGTGGGGAAGTCCGCGGTGGGTCTGCGGCTGGCCCAAGCCTTGGAGACGGAGGTGCTGGCGGCGGATTCCCGTCAAGTCTACCGGGGCATGGACATCGGCACCGACAAGCCTTGTTCGGAAGAGCTGCTCACGGTTCCGCATCGGCTCATCGACCTTGTCGATCCCGACCAACCGTTCAATGTCAGCCTCTACCGTCGGCATGCGGAGAGCGAGATCGCCCGGTTACACCGGCAGGGCAAGCTGCCACTGGTCGTCGGTGGGACGGGACTCTATATCAGGGCGCTTCTGCGGGGGCTCTGTGAAGGGCCTCCGGCGGACTGGACGATGCGCGTGAGGCTGGAGAAGGAGGCACGGGCGCAGGGAGCCGAGTCGTTGCACCGCAAGCTGGCGGACGTGGACCCGGCGGCGGCCGCGCGCCTGCATCCGCATGATCACGTCAAGATCATCAGGGCGCTGGAGGTGTATGCACGGACAGGTCGGGCCCTGTCAGGCATCCACGGCGCCCACCGGTTTGCCGAATCGCCATATGCATCGGTGACGATCGGTCTGCTCCGCGAGCGAGCCGAGTTGTATCGGCGGATAGAGGAACGGATCGATGGCATGTTGGCCCGCGGGCTCCGAGAAGAAACTCAGCGCCTGCTCGACCGAGGATACGGTCCGCACCTGAGCGCGATGAGGGGAGTCGGGTATAAGCAGATGGCGGGTTATCTCCTGGGCCAGTACGACTATGACGAGGCGGTGCGCCGGCTGAAACGGGACACGCGCCGGTTTGCCAAGCGCCAGCTTACCTGGTTTCGGGCGGAATCGGATGTTCATTGGGTGACGATCGCACCGGAGGAAACGGCGGAACAGGTGACCGCTCGTGTAGCGGCCCTCGTCCACGATTTTCTTAGCCGGCTTGTCGGCGGTCGGGCGCCGGCCCGGTCTCAAACGGATCTCTCCTCCATCGGGGCGGGAGCGCGATGA
- the ybgF gene encoding tol-pal system protein YbgF, translated as MSLIAQAVWKWSLTAAGGLSGLVLAGCLAQQADVKNQKLELQKSIRESKTELQKSISESKAEMKTEMDRIVRETRARLNEDISQIRERELAALRGDVEKRAHEEDKLRRSQDDIRSELSQAANKLRKELTEQSNLVTASRQELKLEQDRFRNEIKAEQDRLRSDQERFRNDFKEAVTKDLSKLSGDSTAQVAKLSIRLDEIAARLATTENIFKKVSERLEKVSERLDEQQRDIKNAEAKSAGLTQKLDAQDKNVADLRQALGDFKQALSGLGDKIVNQDKVATDLSGSVNQQASVLAKRLDGLSAKLDADMKSMTTHVNEVNKTTAAHLEDVNKSVNTVAKALESAGDRFVSRLEEQDRRLDELGKYVTGVQEFTKRVEQQGPEYAKVVSRLEEQDRRLDELTKYLTAVQEFTKRVEQQFADRTAHAVPAPAPVNHPAASSNSNDQVSIQAKAAAPRVAAPSERPPQPASFSGPTGRDPARERYEQLLGRLREGDLPGAQEGFAAFLSDYPNSDLSPNARFWLGESYYGQKDYRRAIDAYERVERDYPHSEKVPSAILKKGYAYLALRDRAKATATLQQLLSRYPNSQEAGKATEKLAQLKKEH; from the coding sequence ATGAGTCTCATCGCGCAGGCAGTCTGGAAGTGGAGCCTGACGGCGGCCGGCGGGCTGAGTGGTCTCGTCCTCGCCGGGTGTCTCGCCCAGCAGGCGGATGTCAAGAATCAGAAACTCGAGCTGCAAAAAAGCATACGTGAGTCCAAGACCGAACTCCAGAAAAGCATCAGTGAATCCAAGGCCGAGATGAAAACCGAGATGGACCGCATCGTGCGGGAAACCCGCGCGCGACTGAACGAAGATATCAGCCAGATTCGCGAGCGGGAACTGGCGGCGCTCCGGGGCGACGTCGAGAAGCGGGCGCATGAAGAGGATAAGCTGCGGCGGTCGCAGGACGACATCCGCAGCGAGTTGTCCCAGGCCGCGAACAAGCTGCGAAAGGAGTTGACCGAACAGTCCAATCTGGTGACGGCCTCGCGGCAGGAACTCAAGCTGGAGCAGGACCGGTTCCGAAACGAGATCAAGGCGGAGCAGGATCGGCTGCGGAGCGACCAGGAGCGGTTTCGGAACGACTTCAAGGAGGCGGTCACCAAGGATCTGAGCAAACTGTCCGGCGATTCCACCGCGCAGGTGGCCAAGCTGTCGATCCGCTTGGACGAAATCGCCGCCCGGCTGGCGACGACGGAGAATATTTTCAAGAAGGTCAGCGAGCGATTGGAAAAAGTCAGCGAGCGCCTCGACGAACAACAGCGGGACATCAAAAACGCCGAGGCCAAGTCGGCGGGTTTGACCCAGAAGCTGGATGCGCAAGACAAGAATGTGGCGGATCTTAGGCAGGCCTTGGGTGACTTTAAGCAGGCCCTCTCGGGATTGGGCGACAAGATCGTCAACCAGGATAAGGTCGCGACCGATCTGTCCGGATCGGTGAACCAGCAAGCGTCGGTGTTGGCCAAGCGGCTCGACGGCTTGTCGGCGAAACTCGACGCCGATATGAAGTCGATGACCACTCACGTCAATGAGGTCAATAAGACGACGGCCGCGCATCTCGAGGACGTGAACAAGAGCGTGAACACTGTCGCGAAGGCGCTGGAGTCGGCCGGCGATAGGTTCGTCAGCCGGCTGGAGGAACAGGACCGGCGCCTGGACGAGCTCGGCAAGTATGTGACAGGTGTCCAGGAATTCACCAAACGGGTGGAGCAGCAGGGGCCGGAATACGCCAAGGTCGTCAGCCGGCTGGAGGAGCAGGACCGGCGCCTGGACGAGCTCACCAAGTACCTCACGGCTGTCCAGGAATTCACCAAGCGGGTGGAGCAGCAGTTCGCAGATCGGACGGCCCATGCGGTTCCTGCACCGGCGCCGGTGAACCATCCCGCGGCCTCGTCGAACAGCAACGACCAGGTCTCGATTCAGGCGAAAGCCGCAGCCCCGCGGGTAGCGGCACCGAGCGAACGGCCGCCGCAGCCGGCCAGTTTTTCAGGGCCGACCGGACGCGATCCTGCGAGGGAACGCTATGAACAATTATTGGGGCGCCTGCGCGAGGGGGATCTGCCCGGCGCGCAGGAAGGATTCGCGGCGTTTCTGTCGGACTATCCGAATTCCGATCTGTCCCCGAACGCCCGTTTTTGGCTCGGCGAATCCTATTACGGCCAGAAGGATTACCGCCGGGCCATCGATGCCTATGAACGAGTCGAACGCGACTACCCCCACAGTGAGAAGGTCCCCTCCGCGATCTTGAAAAAGGGCTATGCCTACCTGGCCTTGCGGGACCGCGCCAAGGCGACGGCCACATTGCAGCAACTGCTGTCGCGCTATCCGAACAGCCAGGAAGCGGGCAAGGCCACCGAGAAGCTCGCGCAACTCAAGAAGGAGCATTGA
- the mtnP gene encoding S-methyl-5'-thioadenosine phosphorylase, with product MSRRSGAGQARADIGIIGGSGLYEMEGLTQVREARIKTPFGDPSGPVILGQLEGRRVAFLARHGQGHRFSPSTINYRANIYALKAIGVSQVLSVSAVGSMRETIQPGHVVLPDQFLDWTKRRASTFFDADVVAHVGLAEPVCGRLGQIVEQATRSVGAVAHRGGSYLCIEGPQFSTKAESHLYRSWHVSVIGMTNMPEAKLAREAELCYATIALVTDYDCWHETEEAVQVEAILTVLRQNVLLAKRLLREVVGQLEEKAVCGCQQALKGAIITAPEAIPAAARTRLHLLIGRYIEAKKGRG from the coding sequence ATGAGCCGGCGCAGCGGAGCAGGCCAGGCACGGGCCGACATCGGAATCATCGGCGGCAGCGGGCTCTATGAGATGGAGGGGCTCACGCAGGTTCGGGAGGCGCGGATCAAGACGCCGTTCGGCGATCCGTCCGGGCCGGTGATCCTTGGACAGCTTGAAGGACGCCGGGTCGCGTTTCTCGCCCGACATGGACAGGGCCATCGATTCAGCCCGAGCACCATCAATTATCGCGCGAACATCTACGCGCTGAAGGCGATCGGGGTCTCACAGGTCCTCTCCGTCAGCGCCGTCGGCAGCATGCGGGAAACGATCCAACCGGGCCATGTCGTGTTGCCCGATCAGTTTCTGGATTGGACCAAACGGCGGGCCTCCACATTTTTCGATGCGGATGTCGTGGCCCATGTGGGGTTGGCGGAGCCGGTCTGCGGCCGCCTGGGTCAGATCGTGGAACAGGCCACGCGGTCGGTCGGGGCCGTCGCGCACCGCGGCGGATCGTACCTCTGCATCGAAGGCCCGCAATTCTCGACCAAAGCGGAATCGCATCTGTATCGCAGTTGGCACGTCAGCGTGATCGGCATGACCAACATGCCGGAGGCCAAGCTGGCCAGGGAGGCGGAACTGTGTTATGCCACGATCGCCCTGGTCACCGACTATGATTGTTGGCACGAGACGGAAGAAGCCGTGCAGGTCGAGGCGATTTTGACCGTGCTCCGGCAGAATGTCCTGCTCGCGAAGCGGTTGCTGCGGGAGGTGGTCGGTCAACTGGAAGAGAAGGCGGTCTGCGGGTGCCAACAGGCGCTGAAGGGCGCCATTATCACCGCGCCGGAGGCGATCCCGGCCGCGGCTCGGACGCGGCTGCATCTGCTGATCGGCCGCTATATCGAAGCGAAGAAAGGACGGGGCTGA
- a CDS encoding PfkB family carbohydrate kinase, with amino-acid sequence MGKLLVVGSVALDTVATPFGEANEVLGGSATYFSTSASYFTSVDLIAVVGEDFPEKHLAFLKSRRIDLAGLERRPGQTFRWRGQYSHQLNEAQTLDTKLNVFESFRPKLPAQYRTPDVLFLGNIDPELQLEVLSQVTRPALVACDTMNFWINGKRDALWKVLEQIDVLIINDGEARALGEHPNLVQVAKKILSRGPKHLVIKRGEYGVLMFDGRGYFGAPAYPLEQVLDPTGAGDTFAGGFLGYLAATGNRSPDAFRQATIFGSVMASFTVEAFSLDRLRVLDYKEIEARFKEFKRLTHFEDLPT; translated from the coding sequence ATGGGGAAACTGCTGGTGGTGGGGTCGGTCGCATTGGATACCGTGGCGACGCCGTTCGGGGAAGCGAACGAGGTGCTAGGCGGGTCGGCCACGTATTTTTCCACGTCGGCCAGTTATTTCACGAGCGTGGATTTGATCGCCGTCGTCGGAGAGGATTTCCCCGAGAAACATCTGGCGTTTCTGAAGAGCCGGCGGATCGATCTGGCCGGGTTGGAGCGGCGGCCCGGGCAAACCTTTCGGTGGCGGGGCCAATACAGCCATCAGCTCAATGAGGCCCAGACGCTCGATACCAAGCTGAACGTATTTGAAAGCTTCCGGCCCAAGCTTCCGGCCCAGTATCGAACGCCGGACGTGCTGTTTCTCGGGAACATCGACCCGGAACTGCAACTTGAAGTGCTCTCTCAGGTGACGCGGCCGGCGCTGGTGGCGTGCGACACCATGAATTTCTGGATCAACGGGAAGCGCGACGCCTTATGGAAGGTCCTGGAACAGATCGATGTCTTGATCATCAACGACGGGGAGGCGCGGGCCCTGGGCGAGCACCCCAATCTGGTCCAGGTCGCGAAGAAGATCCTGAGCCGGGGCCCCAAGCATCTGGTCATCAAGCGGGGCGAGTACGGCGTGCTCATGTTCGATGGACGCGGATACTTCGGGGCGCCGGCCTACCCACTGGAACAGGTGCTCGATCCGACGGGAGCAGGCGACACCTTTGCCGGAGGATTCCTCGGGTACTTGGCGGCCACCGGCAACCGCTCGCCCGACGCGTTCCGTCAGGCCACGATCTTCGGCAGCGTCATGGCCTCCTTTACAGTAGAGGCCTTTAGCCTTGACCGTTTGCGAGTCCTGGATTACAAAGAGATTGAAGCCCGATTCAAAGAATTCAAGCGGCTCACTCATTTCGAGGACCTCCCCACATGA
- the ybgF gene encoding tol-pal system protein YbgF yields MHGSRLLVSATSLLMVFSVGLLFSGCAKHSDFVDIREELRAVVKTQDQEQKRLEGLTRRVQTLEAVKEKDADPLRQRLDDLAARLTKLESRMARLEESPGSGTPSLSSKVEPPPATDLGKSIKPTKPSPTPETSPLLPGVPGLSPTSAFNLAYNDYLNGRYDMAVIGFQRFVKDFPTASLVPNAYYWLGESYYNLKDYVRAIQAYEQVVTEHPGSEKVPAALYKIGLSASETGDTGKAKKYLKRVLEEFAMSEEAKLAKNRLAELR; encoded by the coding sequence ATGCACGGTTCCAGATTGTTAGTCAGTGCGACGAGTCTGCTGATGGTGTTTTCCGTGGGCCTGCTCTTCTCCGGTTGCGCCAAGCATTCGGATTTTGTGGATATCCGGGAGGAGCTCCGGGCGGTGGTGAAGACGCAGGATCAGGAGCAAAAGCGGTTGGAGGGACTCACGCGGCGGGTTCAAACGTTGGAGGCCGTCAAGGAAAAGGACGCGGATCCACTCCGGCAGCGGCTTGACGATCTCGCGGCCCGTCTGACAAAACTGGAAAGCCGGATGGCGAGGCTGGAAGAATCACCCGGGTCTGGGACGCCGTCCCTGTCCTCGAAGGTCGAACCGCCTCCCGCGACGGATCTGGGCAAGAGCATCAAGCCGACGAAGCCGTCGCCAACTCCCGAGACAAGTCCGCTGTTGCCCGGGGTGCCGGGTCTCTCGCCGACTTCCGCGTTCAATCTCGCCTACAACGACTATCTCAACGGCCGTTACGACATGGCGGTGATCGGCTTTCAGAGATTCGTGAAGGATTTTCCGACCGCGTCCTTGGTTCCGAACGCGTATTATTGGCTCGGCGAATCCTATTACAACTTGAAGGATTATGTCCGGGCGATCCAAGCCTATGAGCAGGTTGTCACCGAACATCCCGGCAGCGAGAAGGTGCCGGCGGCGCTCTATAAGATCGGCCTGTCCGCATCGGAAACCGGCGATACGGGAAAGGCCAAGAAGTATTTGAAGCGCGTGCTTGAAGAATTTGCGATGTCCGAAGAAGCCAAGCTTGCCAAGAACCGTCTCGCCGAGCTTCGATAA
- the tolB gene encoding Tol-Pal system beta propeller repeat protein TolB: MRALLIGGAMIAMIGVASIFESRATDVFLEATRPDFQKIPLGVVGFRASNGSEWLGSRIEEVLKADLRRSLIFDVVDLPSRGIKVRELKGDEKAVFKQATDNGISVLVWGKAAAKDGGNNTDAHVDAYVYDGGTDEVISGKRYVGATGVARLIAHRFADELVFRYTGEQGIARTKIAYVSEQKGARELFVMDYDGHDPRQVTADGYLNLMPRWSADRRFLIFTAYRSRNTQDIDMIELATGKRWTLISKKGLNITPALSPDGNYLAFASSEDGNSEIYKQDTRTKAFERLTTNQAGDLSPTWSPTGRELAFVSDRSGGPQVYIMSADGSNVRRLTFEGDYNAAPAWSPKGNWIAYVCRTPRREYKICLISPDGQRREQVTTGSGLDDSPSWSPDGRHIVFSSIVDGKSHIYMINADGKDIERITFDGHHNSSPTWSPA; encoded by the coding sequence ATGCGTGCTCTCTTGATCGGTGGAGCGATGATCGCGATGATCGGGGTGGCCTCGATCTTTGAATCGCGGGCGACCGATGTCTTTCTGGAAGCGACGCGCCCGGACTTTCAGAAGATTCCGCTCGGGGTCGTGGGGTTCCGGGCCAGCAACGGGTCCGAATGGCTGGGCAGTCGCATCGAAGAGGTGTTGAAGGCTGATCTGCGCCGCTCATTGATCTTCGACGTCGTGGATTTGCCGAGCCGTGGCATCAAGGTGCGGGAACTCAAGGGCGACGAGAAGGCGGTGTTCAAGCAGGCTACGGACAACGGCATTTCCGTGCTGGTATGGGGGAAGGCGGCCGCCAAGGACGGAGGCAACAACACCGACGCGCATGTCGATGCTTACGTCTACGATGGGGGCACGGATGAGGTGATCAGCGGCAAGCGGTATGTCGGGGCGACCGGCGTGGCCCGCCTGATCGCCCATCGTTTTGCCGACGAGCTGGTGTTTCGGTACACGGGCGAACAGGGGATCGCCCGGACGAAGATCGCCTATGTTTCTGAACAGAAAGGGGCGCGGGAACTCTTCGTCATGGATTATGACGGCCATGATCCGAGGCAAGTCACAGCCGACGGGTACCTCAACCTCATGCCCCGATGGTCGGCCGACCGCCGGTTTCTGATTTTCACCGCCTATCGAAGCCGCAACACTCAGGACATCGACATGATCGAGCTGGCGACCGGCAAGCGATGGACGTTGATCTCCAAAAAGGGCCTCAACATCACCCCCGCGCTGTCACCGGACGGGAATTATTTGGCCTTTGCCTCCAGCGAGGACGGCAACTCCGAAATCTACAAGCAGGATACCAGGACCAAGGCGTTTGAGCGGTTGACGACGAATCAGGCCGGGGATCTCTCGCCCACTTGGTCTCCGACCGGCCGCGAGCTGGCCTTCGTCTCGGATCGAAGCGGGGGGCCGCAGGTCTACATCATGAGCGCCGACGGCTCCAATGTCCGGCGCTTGACATTCGAGGGCGACTACAACGCGGCGCCGGCCTGGTCGCCGAAGGGGAACTGGATCGCCTATGTCTGCCGGACGCCGCGTCGCGAATACAAAATCTGCCTGATCAGCCCGGACGGCCAGCGGCGGGAACAGGTCACGACCGGCTCCGGACTCGACGATTCGCCGTCATGGTCGCCCGACGGGCGGCACATTGTATTCAGTTCCATCGTTGATGGGAAAAGCCACATCTATATGATAAATGCTGACGGAAAAGACATCGAACGCATCACCTTCGACGGGCATCACAACAGCTCTCCGACGTGGTCTCCTGCCTGA
- a CDS encoding tetratricopeptide repeat protein, whose product MSSGLSCMMKSRAVRSIIPCAAVAGLLVGCAASEEQIKKSAGYYQEGLANLTTDRQRAFVSFQKAIQLDPKNKDAHYGLGHIYAQQGRFAEAEEEFRQVLLIDPEHSETLTYLGQVQASQGRWDEAIKSYKQALANPLYVTPDLARFHLGRALVHQGDMRAAAAAFEDALQVNPPSISPARVNLELAQAYYKMGHEQKAKDALTRVSSLDKGGEYGQAAEQLLQRMKQY is encoded by the coding sequence ATGAGCAGCGGCCTTTCCTGTATGATGAAGTCGCGGGCGGTGCGGTCTATTATTCCCTGCGCGGCCGTTGCCGGCCTCCTGGTCGGTTGTGCCGCATCCGAAGAGCAGATCAAGAAGTCGGCCGGGTATTACCAAGAAGGGTTGGCCAACCTGACGACCGACCGCCAACGGGCGTTCGTGTCGTTTCAGAAGGCGATCCAACTCGATCCCAAGAACAAGGATGCCCATTACGGGCTGGGCCATATCTATGCGCAACAGGGGCGGTTTGCCGAGGCGGAAGAGGAGTTCCGCCAGGTGCTGCTGATCGATCCCGAACATTCCGAGACCCTCACGTACCTGGGCCAGGTACAGGCAAGCCAGGGGCGTTGGGACGAAGCCATCAAGAGTTACAAGCAGGCCCTGGCCAACCCCCTGTACGTGACGCCGGATCTGGCCCGCTTCCACCTAGGGCGGGCGTTGGTGCATCAGGGGGACATGAGGGCGGCGGCCGCCGCGTTCGAGGATGCGTTGCAGGTCAATCCGCCCAGCATTTCTCCGGCCAGGGTGAACCTCGAGCTGGCGCAGGCCTATTACAAGATGGGACATGAGCAGAAGGCCAAGGACGCGCTGACGCGCGTGTCGAGTCTGGATAAGGGAGGAGAGTACGGTCAGGCGGCGGAACAACTCCTCCAACGAATGAAGCAGTATTAG
- the pal gene encoding peptidoglycan-associated lipoprotein Pal, whose product MKISCVTISLVAAVGLLLLTTPGCSKKSVQASSGSKSSEMAKRGGGGSAGTGGFGTGSVSEQPIGPGGTPDSSSGTPESTSGMGRMPDSSGGTGRTIEPDYNSNIPSLSMSGGDMGSAPGNPAGDTGHLSGLDSMKSGGAPAEERLGGGPLLAKVQPSESAARQTEELRQEQLASAASGLHDVFFAYDSWQINEEGRRVLAVDADWIRTNPGSLVKIEGHCDERGTSAYNLVLGEKRAKAVRNYLVELGVAANQLSVVSYGKERPFCHEHAESCYQQNRRGHLVVRKK is encoded by the coding sequence ATGAAGATATCGTGTGTCACCATCAGCCTTGTCGCAGCAGTCGGATTGCTGCTGTTGACGACCCCGGGATGTTCCAAAAAATCCGTGCAAGCCAGTTCCGGCTCCAAGTCGTCGGAGATGGCCAAACGCGGCGGAGGCGGGAGCGCCGGGACAGGCGGGTTCGGGACCGGCAGCGTCTCGGAGCAACCGATCGGACCTGGAGGGACGCCGGATTCATCGAGCGGGACGCCGGAATCAACGAGCGGGATGGGCAGGATGCCCGATTCGTCGGGCGGAACCGGACGCACGATCGAACCGGACTATAATTCCAACATTCCAAGCCTATCCATGTCAGGCGGAGACATGGGAAGCGCGCCGGGCAATCCGGCCGGAGACACGGGCCATCTGAGCGGATTGGATTCCATGAAATCGGGGGGCGCTCCGGCTGAAGAGCGGCTCGGAGGCGGCCCGTTGTTGGCGAAAGTGCAGCCGTCCGAAAGCGCGGCACGCCAGACTGAGGAACTGCGGCAAGAGCAATTGGCCTCGGCAGCCTCCGGTTTGCATGACGTGTTTTTTGCCTACGATAGCTGGCAGATCAATGAAGAGGGCCGGCGCGTGTTGGCGGTCGATGCGGACTGGATCAGAACAAACCCCGGCAGCTTGGTCAAGATCGAGGGCCATTGCGATGAGCGCGGTACCTCGGCCTATAACCTGGTGCTGGGCGAAAAACGGGCCAAGGCCGTCAGAAATTACCTGGTAGAGCTGGGGGTGGCGGCCAACCAATTGTCGGTCGTCTCGTATGGCAAGGAGCGGCCTTTCTGCCACGAACATGCCGAGAGCTGCTACCAGCAGAATCGCCGCGGCCATCTGGTCGTGAGGAAGAAGTAG